Within Micromonas commoda chromosome 9, complete sequence, the genomic segment AGGTTCTTGGGGGGGGTAAAACTGACCCTTCCGTCAATCCCGGGGCCGAAGTTGGAGTCCGCGCTCTTcatcgcgagctcctcgttgAGCGCCACGATCTCCTTCAGCTGAATCTTGAGAGGCTTGTATCGGAGGTACCACTCCTTCCACTCCGGCTCCATGTTCTCCTCGAGATACGCGCCGAACTTCATCTTGgaccgtcgtcgcgttctcCTTGCACCAAGTCTGACACACGGGTTCACACGCACACGCGCAACGGCGGGATCCGAGGGGCGTGCGtggagggacgcgcggggacaATGCCCGGCCTGACGAGTTTTGCGCTTTCACGGTTCACAGTCTGTTTCACACGTTGGGTCGTTTCTCGAGAGGGgtcctcgcgtgcgccgtcgtTTTCGAGCGTTTTATTCCTTTTCTGTCAAAAAAATATTCTTTTTTTTCTGTGACTGTTTTGCATACGATTTTGATAGATTTTTTTAAGATATTTTCGTGATCTTCCGTAAACACCGTGAAAGTTCCGTCGTCTATTCGGATCTAAACCTGAATTACCGGGTTTAAAAGGAATCAATTCTTTTTCAATGTGCTGAAATGACTCAGAAAAGCATAAGAAAAACACCAGAACGCACCAGGACCGTGGAACTTTTTCTCCACCGGGTTCGTAGATGGTCGTGACTGTTTGCTCTGTGAACAAGTGTCGCGGATATTTCCGTAGTGGACCTCTCGAGAGTGGATCGGGAGAATTCACAACGAAGGTAAAAGTTAGACTAAAAAAACGAAACACTCACCTTTTCAGTCGTTCAGTCGTGGGATGAAGGGCGCACGTGCGCCGCtcacgctcgcggtggtcgcCTGCGTGCTAGTTGCATGCGCCGCAGCGGAAGAGGGCATACATTCACAGTATAAAAGTCTCGCTCGTATCGACGTGACCGATGAGGTCGGAGAAGGCTTCGGGGGTCGGGGTGAAAAAGTAGCCGGCGGGCTGGAAACAACATCGGATCTGGCGAAGTACGCCGGGGCTGATGCCGCAGGCGATGCACCCGCGCTGCACAAGACGCACCGGCAGAAGATCCGAAAAGAGAAGTGTGAACCCCGGAAACGTCCCGTCGAGGACCGCTGCGAGTACGTCAGGACCCACCCGGCGTGCGAGCAGGACGACAACCTCGTGCATTACCTGAGGCTGCATTACTGCGCGTTCGGTCCCAGTCAGAGTTTGGTTTCACACATCACGCAGGCGATCCTGATTGTGCTGCTCTGCTCGGTGCtggcgaacgtcgcggaACAGTTTTTCTgtcccgcgctcgccaacgtCGCGAGGTGGCTGCGCCTGCCGGAGGACGTGGCAGGCGCCACGCTGCTCTCGTTTGGCAACGGCGCTCCGGACGTTTTCACGCAAATAGCGGCTCTGCacaacgcgagcgcgcaggGAATATCGCTCGGTATTGGGGCGGCGCTCGGAGCCAGCTTCTTCGTGGCGTCTGCAGTATtccccatcgtcgcgctcgtggcaCCCGCGGGGAATGAGTCGAGGTTGAGACGCGCCCATTCCCGTGGTGCTGCCGACTctgacctcgacgaggaggagagtTTCAGCCGAAGGACAAGCGAGGGTGAGCTCCTGAGCCAGAGCTTCGGGACCACGGGCGACGATTATTTCTTCCCCGCGTGGTGCCCGAGCTCAGTCGCAAGATTGATCGGACGGCTGCGCGAGACTATGTCCACTGGCGGCGTTGAAATTGACCCGCTTCCCTTTTTCAGAGACAGCGTGTTTTATCTCGTCGCGGTTGCATCCATCTTTGGGACACTCCTGCGCGGTTCTGTGAGCTTTGCGCAGGCGTGCGCCATATGTTGCGTGTACGTCATGTACTTGATGGCGGTCTTGCTTCCCCGGAGGATCGCGGCAGCGCTCAATAAGTGGAATGGAAGTGCAGATGGAATGGAGACTCCAAACGAGGGATACGTAACGCCACCGGAGGAACCCTCGGAGAGGCGAGCAACGACCGAGCTCCTGGATGACGTCGACGGATACACCGACTCCAGAGGCGAACCGGACAGCTTTGATGAAACCGTGTCCGATGCGGATGacagcggcgtcgccgccagaCTCCTGGAAGTTTTGAGAACGCCCGTGCTCCTCATGCTCAAGGTGACGATGCCGGAGATTGGGAAGCCGCTTTCCAGGCAGTCGCGATGGGCAGTGTCTCTGCTGCCAATCACGTCGCCACttttcttcgccgcggtggcgcggttCCTGAATGATAAGTTGATCACACATCCTGGGGTGTGGTTCGGGGTGGCGTGCGGTAGCGTTGGATCCGTCGCGCTTTACCTCTCGTGGCCCGCAATCGTCggtgcgtcggcgccgctTGGCATCGCCGAACGGTTTCAAAAGTTTCTGACGGTGATCACCTTCGTCCAGGCGGTGACAtggatggacgccgccgcgggagagcTCGTGGCGCTGTTCGGAGCCATCGGACGAAtcagcggcgcgagcgaggccTTGCTTGGAGCCACAGTTTTTGCGTGGGGCATCAGCATTGGCGACCTGGTCTCAGACACCActgtcgcgcggcgggggatggCCAAGACTGCCATCGCCGCTTGCTTTGGGGGACCCCTC encodes:
- a CDS encoding Ca2+:Cation antiporter family (sodium ion:calcium ion+potassium ion antiporter), with the protein product MKGARAPLTLAVVACVLVACAAAEEGIHSQYKSLARIDVTDEVGEGFGGRGEKVAGGLETTSDLAKYAGADAAGDAPALHKTHRQKIRKEKCEPRKRPVEDRCEYVRTHPACEQDDNLVHYLRLHYCAFGPSQSLVSHITQAILIVLLCSVLANVAEQFFCPALANVARWLRLPEDVAGATLLSFGNGAPDVFTQIAALHNASAQGISLGIGAALGASFFVASAVFPIVALVAPAGNESRLRRAHSRGAADSDLDEEESFSRRTSEGELLSQSFGTTGDDYFFPAWCPSSVARLIGRLRETMSTGGVEIDPLPFFRDSVFYLVAVASIFGTLLRGSVSFAQACAICCVYVMYLMAVLLPRRIAAALNKWNGSADGMETPNEGYVTPPEEPSERRATTELLDDVDGYTDSRGEPDSFDETVSDADDSGVAARLLEVLRTPVLLMLKVTMPEIGKPLSRQSRWAVSLLPITSPLFFAAVARFLNDKLITHPGVWFGVACGSVGSVALYLSWPAIVGASAPLGIAERFQKFLTVITFVQAVTWMDAAAGELVALFGAIGRISGASEALLGATVFAWGISIGDLVSDTTVARRGMAKTAIAACFGGPLFNLLVGLVGSMVFATVSRGVISGIKLENEIILLASCQLLAVTYLIVGIPFVHKGRVSRVAATGMLGFYVVTQVLIALTSGQVIFKDPWM